Proteins encoded by one window of Dendropsophus ebraccatus isolate aDenEbr1 chromosome 4, aDenEbr1.pat, whole genome shotgun sequence:
- the IRX3 gene encoding iroquois-class homeodomain protein IRX-3: MSFPQLGYQYIRPLYPSDRQPVGGTRSGPAAAAAELSPAGTLSNVLSSMYAAPYAAAAAAQAYGAFLPYTTELPIFPQLGSQYEMKDSPGVQHAAFSHHHPAFYPYGQYQFGDPSRPKNATRESTSTLKAWLNEHRKNPYPTKGEKIMLAIITKMTLTQVSTWFANARRRLKKENKMTWAPRSRTDEEGNPYESDHEEDKREDEEEIDLENIDTEEIESKGDLDEQEDADSKTDARSDSEGSEGYEELHAAEDDRFLKCVVGDSRGHDKCDLPEQAKSLQPTCEQIKLDRISPNPSQDNNLPAAHKPKIWSLAETAAAPDNPRRSPHTPGSPPHSLLAQHRLLACPAGSRFPSWPGRTFSAQQLSFLNSAHFLQGLSVSHSTAAAAASNPASAAAACHKAAGEQQTAEPVTDRPSTLDIEKKILSTAFQPVQRRSQNQLDAAMILSALSSS; encoded by the exons ATGTCCTTCCCCCAGCTGGGCTACCAGTACATCCGCCCCCTGTACCCCTCTGACAGGCAGCCTGTGGGGGGCACCAGGAGcggcccagcagcagcagcagcagaactctCTCCGGCCGGGACTCTCTCCAATGTGCTCTCCTCCATGTATGCAGCCCCGTATGCAGCAGCTGCAGCCGCCCAGGCGTACGGAGCCTTCCTGCCCTACACCACCGAGCTGCCCATCTTCCCACAGCTG GGCTCCCAGTACGAGATGAAGGACAGCCCTGGGGTCCAGCATGCAGCCTTCTCCCACCATCACCCAGCTTTTTATCCTTACGGACAGTACCAGTTTGGGGATCCGTCCAGGCCGAAAAACGCCACGAGGGAGAGCACGAGCACCCTGAAGGCCTGGCTGAACGAGCACAGGAAGAACCCCTACCCCACCAAGGGGGAGAAGATCATGCTGGCCATCATCACCAAGATGACCCTCACCCAAGTCTCCACCTGGTTTGCCAATGCCCGGAGGAGGCTTAAAAAGGAGAATAAAATGACCTGGGCGCCCAGGAGCCGGACGGACGAGGAGGGGAACCCCTATGAGAGTGACCACGAAGAAGACAAGCGGGAGGACGAAGAGGAGATCGATCTGGAGAATATCGATACTGAGGAGATAGAGAGTAAGGGAGACCTGGATGAGCAGGAGGACGCAGACTCCAAGACGGACGCCCGCAGTGACTCGGAGGGCTCGGAGGGCTATGAGGAGCTCCATGCAGCCGAGGATGACCGCTTCCTGAAGTGTGTGGtgggggacagcagggggcacGACAAGTGTGACCTCCCGGAGCAGGCCAAGTCCTTACAGCCCACGTGTGAGCAGATCAAACTGGACAGGATTTCCCCCAATCCCTCCCAGGACAACAACCTGCCCGCGGCCCATAAGCCTAAGATCTGGTCCCTGGCAGAGACAGCTGCTGCCCCCGACAACCCCCGCAGGTCCCCGCACACTCCTGGCAGCCCCCCGCACAGCCTGCTGGCCCAGCACCGACTGCTGGCCTGTCCTGCCGGGAGCAGGTTCCCGAGCTGGCCGGGGAGGACATTCTCAGCCCAGCAGCTCTCTTTCCTCAACTCTGCTCACTTTCTGCAAGGACTGAGTGTCAGccacagtacagcagcagcagcagccagcaaCCCGGCCAGTGCGGCAGCAGCCTGCCACAAAGCAGCCGGGGAACAGCAGACAGCAGAGCCAGTAACAG ACAGACCAAGCACGTTGGATATagagaaaaaaattctaagtacAGCTTTTCAACCCGTTCAGAGAAG GTCACAGAATCAGCTGGATGCTGCAATGATCCTCTCGGCATTATCTTCCTCCTAA